One part of the Triplophysa rosa linkage group LG5, Trosa_1v2, whole genome shotgun sequence genome encodes these proteins:
- the ptbp1a gene encoding polypyrimidine tract-binding protein 1a isoform X2: MDGRLETDLYPLGSSYVTEIDVHDITVGTKRGSDELFSSCISNGPYIMSSGAANGNDSKKFKGDIRSPGVPSRVIHVRKLPNDINEAEVIALGLPFGKVTNLLMLKGKNQAFLEMNTEESAQTMVSYYSSVTPVIRNHPIFMQYSNHKELKTDNSPNQVRAQAALQAVNAVQTGGLSLASSDGVGMGSQSPVLRVIVENLFYPVTLDVLHQIFSKFGTVLKIITFTKNNQFQALVQYADAVTAQHTKLSLDGQNIYNACCTLRISFSKLTSLNVKYNNDKSRDYTRPDLPTGDNQPSFDQQAMAAALSAPGIISASPYAGAHGFPPTFAFQQAAGLSLPGMSAGALASLGVPGAAAAAAAAAAAAGRLGLTGLTAGGHSVLLVSNLNPESVTPQCLFILFGVYGDVMRVKILFNKKENALVQMSDGTQAQLAMSHLSGQKFYGKALRVTLSKHTTVQLPREGHEDQGLTKDYSNSPLHRFKKPGSKNYSNIFPPSSTLHLSNIPPSVTEDELRGLFLSSGAVVKAFKFFQKDRKMALIQLGSVEEAIESLIKFHNHNLGENHHLRVSFSKSTI; this comes from the exons ATGGACGG CCGTTTAGAGACTGATTTGTATCCTCTGGGATCCAGTTACGTCACTGAAATAGA TGTCCATGATATAACAGTCGGCACAAAG AGGGGATCCGACGAACTCTTTTCCTCCTGCATATCAAACGGACCTTATATAATGAGCTCTGGAGCAG CGAATGGTAATGACAGCAAGAAGTTTAAGGGGGACATCAGGAGCCCAGGTGTTCCATCACGAGTCATTCATGTACGCAAGCTTCCAAATGATATAAATGAAGCAGAAGTCATTGCTTTGGGACTTCCTTTTGGCAAAGTAACCAACCTTTTGATGTTAAAAGGAAAGAACCAG GCCTTCCTggagatgaacacagaggaatcAGCACAGACCATGGTCAGCTATTACTCCTCGGTTACCCCTGTTATCCGGAACCACCCGATCTTCATGCAGTATTCCAATCACAAGGAGCTGAAGACCGACAATTCACCCAATCAAGTT AGGGCACAAGCTGCACTGCAGGCTGTGAATGCAGTCCAGACAGGCGGTCTGTCTTTGGCCAGTTCTGATGGAGTGGGCATGGGGAGTCAGAGCCCTGTGCTGAGAGTCATTGTTGAGAACCTCTTCTACCCGGTTACTCTTGACGTCCTTCATCAG ATCTTCTCCAAGTTTGGAACAGTTTTGAAGATTATAACATTTACCAAAAACAACCAGTTCCAAGCGCTTGTCCAGTACGCTGATGCAGTGACTGCTCAGCATACGAAGCTG TCTTTAGATGGCCAGAACATCTACAATGCCTGCTGTACCCTTCGCATCAGCTTCTCCAAGCTCACCAGCCTGAATGTTAAGTACAACAATGACAAGAGCAGGGACTACACTCGTCCTGACCTTCCTACAGGAGACAATCAGCCCTCCTTTGACCAACAGGCTATGGCTGCTGCTTTGT CTGCTCCTGGTATAATCTCTGCTTCACCCTATGCTGGAGCTCATGGTTTCCCACCAACATTTGCCTTTCAGCAGGCAGCGG GTCTGTCTCTGCCTGGCATGTCTGCGGGGGCTCTTGCGTCACTCGGCGTCCCCGGGGCCGCGGCAGCCGCCGCCGCTGCTGCTGCAGCTGCCGGTCGTCTAGGCCTCACTGGTCTCACTGCAGGAGGTCATAGCGTCCTACTGGTCAGCAACCTTAACCCTGAG AGCGTAACGCCCCAATGCCTCTTTATTCTTTTCG GTGTGTATGGTGATGTCATGAGGGTGAAGATCCTCTTCAACAAAAAGGAAAATGCTTTGGTGCAGATGTCTGATGGAACCCAAGCCCAGCTAG cCATGAGCCACTTGAGTGGGCAGAAATTTTACGGCAAGGCTTTGCGGGTGACTCTCTCAAAACACACCACCGTGCAGCTGCCGCGTGAAGGCCACGAGGATCAGGGGCTGACCAAGGACTACAGCAATTCTCCTCTTCACCGCTTTAAAAAGCCAGGCTCCAAGAACTACTCCAACATCTTTCCACCTTCCTCTACGCTCCACCTGTCAAATATCCC ACCTTCTGTTACTGAGGATGAACTCCGAGGGTTGTTTCTAAGTTCAGGAGCTGTGGTTAAGGCCTTCAAATTTTTCCA GAAAGACCGTAAAATGGCTCTCATCCAGCTGGGCTCTGTGGAGGAAGCAATTGAGTCCCTAATCAAATTTCACAATCACAACCTGGGAGAAAACCATCATCTCAGAGTGTCTTTCTCCAAATCCACCATCTGA
- the ptbp1a gene encoding polypyrimidine tract-binding protein 1a isoform X1 yields MDGRLETDLYPLGSSYVTEIDSVHDITVGTKRGSDELFSSCISNGPYIMSSGAANGNDSKKFKGDIRSPGVPSRVIHVRKLPNDINEAEVIALGLPFGKVTNLLMLKGKNQAFLEMNTEESAQTMVSYYSSVTPVIRNHPIFMQYSNHKELKTDNSPNQVRAQAALQAVNAVQTGGLSLASSDGVGMGSQSPVLRVIVENLFYPVTLDVLHQIFSKFGTVLKIITFTKNNQFQALVQYADAVTAQHTKLSLDGQNIYNACCTLRISFSKLTSLNVKYNNDKSRDYTRPDLPTGDNQPSFDQQAMAAALSAPGIISASPYAGAHGFPPTFAFQQAAGLSLPGMSAGALASLGVPGAAAAAAAAAAAAGRLGLTGLTAGGHSVLLVSNLNPESVTPQCLFILFGVYGDVMRVKILFNKKENALVQMSDGTQAQLAMSHLSGQKFYGKALRVTLSKHTTVQLPREGHEDQGLTKDYSNSPLHRFKKPGSKNYSNIFPPSSTLHLSNIPPSVTEDELRGLFLSSGAVVKAFKFFQKDRKMALIQLGSVEEAIESLIKFHNHNLGENHHLRVSFSKSTI; encoded by the exons ATGGACGG CCGTTTAGAGACTGATTTGTATCCTCTGGGATCCAGTTACGTCACTGAAATAGA CAGTGTCCATGATATAACAGTCGGCACAAAG AGGGGATCCGACGAACTCTTTTCCTCCTGCATATCAAACGGACCTTATATAATGAGCTCTGGAGCAG CGAATGGTAATGACAGCAAGAAGTTTAAGGGGGACATCAGGAGCCCAGGTGTTCCATCACGAGTCATTCATGTACGCAAGCTTCCAAATGATATAAATGAAGCAGAAGTCATTGCTTTGGGACTTCCTTTTGGCAAAGTAACCAACCTTTTGATGTTAAAAGGAAAGAACCAG GCCTTCCTggagatgaacacagaggaatcAGCACAGACCATGGTCAGCTATTACTCCTCGGTTACCCCTGTTATCCGGAACCACCCGATCTTCATGCAGTATTCCAATCACAAGGAGCTGAAGACCGACAATTCACCCAATCAAGTT AGGGCACAAGCTGCACTGCAGGCTGTGAATGCAGTCCAGACAGGCGGTCTGTCTTTGGCCAGTTCTGATGGAGTGGGCATGGGGAGTCAGAGCCCTGTGCTGAGAGTCATTGTTGAGAACCTCTTCTACCCGGTTACTCTTGACGTCCTTCATCAG ATCTTCTCCAAGTTTGGAACAGTTTTGAAGATTATAACATTTACCAAAAACAACCAGTTCCAAGCGCTTGTCCAGTACGCTGATGCAGTGACTGCTCAGCATACGAAGCTG TCTTTAGATGGCCAGAACATCTACAATGCCTGCTGTACCCTTCGCATCAGCTTCTCCAAGCTCACCAGCCTGAATGTTAAGTACAACAATGACAAGAGCAGGGACTACACTCGTCCTGACCTTCCTACAGGAGACAATCAGCCCTCCTTTGACCAACAGGCTATGGCTGCTGCTTTGT CTGCTCCTGGTATAATCTCTGCTTCACCCTATGCTGGAGCTCATGGTTTCCCACCAACATTTGCCTTTCAGCAGGCAGCGG GTCTGTCTCTGCCTGGCATGTCTGCGGGGGCTCTTGCGTCACTCGGCGTCCCCGGGGCCGCGGCAGCCGCCGCCGCTGCTGCTGCAGCTGCCGGTCGTCTAGGCCTCACTGGTCTCACTGCAGGAGGTCATAGCGTCCTACTGGTCAGCAACCTTAACCCTGAG AGCGTAACGCCCCAATGCCTCTTTATTCTTTTCG GTGTGTATGGTGATGTCATGAGGGTGAAGATCCTCTTCAACAAAAAGGAAAATGCTTTGGTGCAGATGTCTGATGGAACCCAAGCCCAGCTAG cCATGAGCCACTTGAGTGGGCAGAAATTTTACGGCAAGGCTTTGCGGGTGACTCTCTCAAAACACACCACCGTGCAGCTGCCGCGTGAAGGCCACGAGGATCAGGGGCTGACCAAGGACTACAGCAATTCTCCTCTTCACCGCTTTAAAAAGCCAGGCTCCAAGAACTACTCCAACATCTTTCCACCTTCCTCTACGCTCCACCTGTCAAATATCCC ACCTTCTGTTACTGAGGATGAACTCCGAGGGTTGTTTCTAAGTTCAGGAGCTGTGGTTAAGGCCTTCAAATTTTTCCA GAAAGACCGTAAAATGGCTCTCATCCAGCTGGGCTCTGTGGAGGAAGCAATTGAGTCCCTAATCAAATTTCACAATCACAACCTGGGAGAAAACCATCATCTCAGAGTGTCTTTCTCCAAATCCACCATCTGA